In a genomic window of Cryptomeria japonica unplaced genomic scaffold, Sugi_1.0 HiC_scaffold_818, whole genome shotgun sequence:
- the LOC131048752 gene encoding pathogenesis-related protein PR-4-like, whose translation MASKVVMWIALCFFLASILCVNGETLTTSTPYDSAGRNYDLDGLFCATIDSNQTLEFRSEYLWTAYCDQAGQPMELSLCGTCIQVTNDSTDQNVIVRIVDECKNGGLVLQTDAFNAIDKDGKGKHYGHMFTTYKFVGC comes from the exons ATGGCTTCCAAGGTTGTGATGTGGATTGCTCTATGCTTCTTTTTGGCTTCCATACTGTGTGTTAATGGCGAGACATTGACCACGTCCACTCCGTATGATTCTGCTGGTCGTAATTACGACCTTGATGGCCTATTTTGCGCTACAATTGACTCTAATCAAACATTAGAGTTTCGCAGTGAATACCTTTGGACTGCGTATTGTGACCAAGCCGGCCAGCCCATGGAACTTTCCCTCTGCGGCACCTGCATCCAA GTGACAAATGATTCGACGGATCAAAATGTGATCGTACGAATTGTGGACGAGTGCAAAAATGGAGGACTGGTTTTACAAACTGATGCTTTTAATGCCATTGATAAGGATGGGAAAGGAAAGCATTACGGTCATATGTTTACTACCTACAAGTTCGTGGGGTGTTAG